In the genome of Oncorhynchus nerka isolate Pitt River linkage group LG4, Oner_Uvic_2.0, whole genome shotgun sequence, the window tgtgtgtgaagataatgtgtcttgagtataatttaaaatgttgcaacaaggggaggggtgtgtggcgaAGATATGGCACGTCTTTCTCCAGAATACgtgcactcagctctccagaaagCGCTCAGCTGTCTGCCGCCAATTCCTGCTcattcattgtgtgaattgtttgctgTTTGTATATTTATCATGTCACAAGTAGGCCTAGTAAATGTACCGTTAATCCTGTTCTCTAGAATCATAGAGGGAGCGCATGTGCCTGTGTACGCATAGAAGTAGGTCTACCTGGCCTGCTGTGTGCATATGTAGAAAAGTGCCCATTTGGGATGCCTGATCTCTGACTTAACTCAAAGTCCACCACTAATAAACTGAGCCAGTCTggttttttgtttttacatccTTTGAGAATAATAATGGTTAGTCGCAGTACTTGAAAAATGTTACAACTCTCCCCCGGCCTCGATGTAAAAGAGAAATGTATAAAGATCTGATGATCCCATATATCCAGTGGAAACaaggaggtcgaccgattaatcggcatggctgattaattagggacgatttcatGTTTTAAATCGGtcatttttggatgccgattacgTTACAATCTATGaagagactgcgtggcaggctgaccagcTGTTACcagagtgcagcaaggagccaaagttaaggtgctagctagcattaaacttatcatataaaaaaacaacaatcttaacataatcactagttaactacacatggttgatattactagtatACCTAgctcctgcgttgcatataataaatgcggtgcctgttaatttatcatcgaatcacagcctacttcgccaactggtgatgatttaacaaagtgcattcgcgaaaaaagcacaatcgttgcaccaaTGAActtaaccatgaacatcaatgcttttcttaaaatcaatacacaagtatattttttaaacctgcatatttagttaagatAGTGtttgcaggcaatattaactagggaaattgtgtcgcttctcttgcgttcagtgcaagcagagtcagggtatatgcagcagttggggccgcctggctcgttgcgaactgtgtgaagaccatttcttcctaacaaagaccgtaattaatttgccagaatttgacATAATTCTGACATCTAACAGCACTAGACTTAaggttgccacccgttcgataaaatacggaacgattccgtatttcactgaaagaataaacgttttgtattcgaaatgatagtttccggatttaaccatattaatgacctaaggcttgtatttctgtgtgttttatATTATGAACattattgcttcaatatatcctgtggacggaccactagagggcaggctgggctcatggatagttgcccaacagagcctgggagacaaggtaaccagagtcaattaagcacagctgacggtactaatgagatactctccttcccctataaaagagagaatggaaccagaagagagaggggaaactatctctggaagatggccaccgagagagagaagctgtgctgaaagaaccactaagacggtgacaaaaccgtgatttatgtttgttgtagtttaaagattatcctattgtgttcttgtttcatctggagaagaagatgtgtgtttttccttggaagatttttcattgattatgtttgaatgtttttgttgacaaaatactctcaatagagaaccgtgttcaatcagaaaaacctttttcctgactcgtttattccaccttcccgctttagagtgacgcctaattacttggtacgctcacaatccacataattttccttcctcatgacaccatctattttacctggcaccacacggccaggtctctgacctcttcactataggctgtctcattgttgtcggtgatcgtcgacaaacttaatgatggtgttggaatcgtgcttggccatgcagtcatgggtgaacagagcgtacaggaggggactgagcacatgcccccgtgttgaggatcagcgagttgttacctacccttaccacctgggggaggcctgtcaggaagtccaggatccatttgcaaagggaagtgtttagtcccagggttattagcttagtgatgagctttgagggcactatggtgttgaaacctgagctgtagtcaatgaacaactttctcacgtaggtgttccttctgggatgatggtgttgatgtgagccatgaccagcctttcaaagcacttcatggctacagacgtgcaCGGGCCGGTAGTCATTTGGAAGGTTACCTtagcattcttgggcacagggactatggtggtctgcttgaaacatgttggtattggaACATTTTCATCAGGTTGTGTTTTTATTTGTCGGCTTTAGGCATATGTATTTTATTTAGTTGAAGACTGCTGCATTGGCTTTCTCTGAGTTCCATGTGCTCATTTCTTTAGCCGCCAATGGATCACAGTGTAGGctatcaatgtgtccatatggcagaggctggTGCTCTCGCCTTAGTCTTATAATTTTCTATTCTGATTTTTatgattaaccacatgacaatgacTGCCTGTCTTTTGGACAACACCCTTGAAAAAACCGTGCCTTGAAAAAAACGTGCCATCTATGGATATCAAATGCCTGTCCAACTGATTCATTTTGCTGCCGGCCCTGCATTTATCCAGATACTAGAAGGCTTTTAACAAACTGTTTCCAATAGCATTGCTACATTCTTGTAAAAAATTCTGAAACTCAATGCAGATGTAGCAATTTTTTTCAGCAAAACAAAACTCTTCCACCTAAATATGCGTCTCCTTACCCTTCCACATCTACATTTTCTTCTTTTAAGATGGAGTGAGGCACCAGGGGCATGAGGACAGAGTGGTAGCGGATGGTGGGGCCCTCAAATCGCCGCTTCTTATGGACCTGTTTTTTCTTGTCAGCCTCAAGACGTTCGTAGTTCTCTTTAAAATAAGAACATACAGAAATGGTCAATTAACACGACCCTGGCCAAGTTCTGGACATATTTTCTCACATTGTTCAGTATGCACTGCCATGTGTCATATCTTTTAGCGCTAGGTATTTTTTCTGTCAATTATTCTGGATGGGCAAGAGACCCATAAAACGGCTTTGTGCATGGACAAATCTCCGCCCCGTCTCATTCTGAGCGACATCCATTTTTCCTTCCCTGTTTTTGTCCTTAAACCTCCATTCTAAATAGAGTTTAGACAGTTTATTTCCCACCAACTTCATTAATATCAACCCATGTAATAGGGATTAATAGGAACCCATTGCAATCCATTCAGGTAACATGAGCTGTTAACTTGTATATTCAAGTGCCACTATGTGTCTGTAATTACGATTCAGGTAGTTTAAACACCTGCAATTACGGTGTGCACTCCCTCGTATTTTTTAAGTTTCTTGTTACCGTTTCACTGTGCCTATGTGGACGGTAATGTTATGAATCAGTAAACTTAATTGAACTTGAACCATGTCGTCGTTGTTGGGAATTAACAGGTCAACTCGTGACCATTTAGATTCCCCCTTTCGTCTTACCTAGGGATCGGAGGTTGACCTCAGCAGTTATTTTGGCCTCAGCCAGCAACTCTTCCTGGGTCAGGGGTCGGTCGTGGTGGGCTCCCCTCCGCCGTCGGGGGGCATCCTGTCTTTCTTGCAGTCGCAGGTTGGTCTTCCGCGTATGCTCGCTGGTCGACTGGCGCACAGACTTCCGAGCTGGGGAAGTTGCCAGTTAGTGACAAGGCTTACAGGGATGGTCCACTCAAAATACAATTTAACATTACTAAACTAGTCAATTCCCCAATATGTGTCTGCATTAGATTTTACACTATTGGCTAAatcagagtaaaaaaaaaaaaaagtagaggACACACCTCCCATCTTTGCCATTAATCCCTTCTGTGACAGCATGTGTAACCTTGTGGGTATCTCCCTTTTAACGTTGTCAAATGGGGTTTCAATGGGCATTAAGCTAAAGTTAATGATTTCCTGGACTGTTGCTCAGGCGTATAATTAACTGGTAGTTCCCTcctggatggaattatgtgatccCCATAACCCAGTTGCAAGTTCCACCAAGTTATGTTGCATTCTATGAGTCATTTGAACAGAGTGTGCCCTGTACCTTTGCATACTATGTGTTCTTACATAAACTATTTTCACAAATGTAATGTTGGCACATTTTTCAGAAAGggatacttttgtaatacaagtTGGACTGGACTGTTTGTAAGGCGTTGGGCCATATGGTAATacaattaaaaatgtttttttttttttatagaaatCTTTGCTaatgtatataaaaataaaaaaaatacagaaatataacatttacataagtattcagaccgtttacttagtactttgttgaaacacctttggcagcgattacagccttgagtcttcttgggtatgacgctacaagtttggcacatctgtatttggggagttcctgccattcttctctgcagaccctctcaagctctgtcaggttggattgggagcatcgctgcagagctattttcaggtctctccagagatatttggtcaggttcaagtccgggctctggctgggccactcaaggacattgtcgcctgtcccgaagccactcctgcattgtcttgactgtgtgcttagggttgttgttctgttggaaggtgaaccgtcgccccagtcAGGTCCTGAGCGGTCTGGAGCAGGCATTCATTAAGAATCTTTCAGTACTTCGCTCCGTTCGTCTTTTCCcacgatcctgattagtctcagtccctgccgctgaaaaacctccccacagcatgatgctaacactaccatgcttcaccatagagatggtgccaggtttcctccagacgtgacgcttggcattcaggtcaacaAGTTGAAttgtggtttcatcagaccagagaatattggtTCTCATGGTCAGAatcctttatgtgccttttggcaaactccaagcgggctgtaatgtgccttttactgaggagtggcatccgtctggccactctaccataaaggcctgattggtagagtgctgcagagatggttgtccttctggaaggttcccccatttccacagaggaactctggagaactgtcagtgaccatcgggttcttgttcacctccctgaccaaggccgttctccaatgattgctcagtttggacgggcggccagctctaggaagagtgttggcggttccaaacttctttcatttaagaatgatggaggccactgtgttctttgggaccttcaatgctgaagaaatgttttggtacccttctccagatctgtgccgtgacacaattctgtctcagagctctacggacaattcctttgacctcatggcttggtttttgctttgacatgcactgtcaactgtgggaccttatatagacaggtgtgtgcctttccaaatcatgtccaatcaagttgtagaaacatctcaaggatgatcaatggaaacaggatgcaccggagctcaatttcgagtctcatagcaaaggggccgaatttttattttaatacatttgcaaaaattagGGGGGGAAAAAACTGATTTTGCTTCAtgattatggtgtattgtgtgtagattgacgaggaaaatatttaaatcaattttataataaggcgtTAACGTAatagaatgtggaaaaagtcaaggggttggaatactttccgaatgcactgagagagaaatatatataaaatatacatacatacacaaccgCTCAAAAgttggtcacttagaaatgtccttgtttttgaaagaaaagcaatttttttggtccattaaattaacataaaatggatcagaaatacagtgtagacattgttaatgttgtaaatgactattgtagctggaaacagctgattttttttatggaatatctacataggcctatagatgcccattatcagcaaccatcactcctgtgttccaattagcacgctgtgttagctaatccaagtttatcattttaaaaagctaataATTGATCAAtagaaaacctttttgcaattatgttagcacagctgaaaactgttctgattaaagaagcaataaaactggcctatGGACTGGTTGAGTATCagaagcatcagcatttgtggttttgattacaggctcaaaatggcccgaaacaaagtactttcttctgaaactcgtaagtctatttttgttctgagaaattaaagcTATtcaatgtgagaaattgccaagaaactgaagatctcgtacaatgctgtgtactactcccttcacagaacagcggaaACTGACTCTAACCAAAATAGAAAGGAGAGGGAGCCCCCCCCCAACTTTTAGTTGTAGTCTAGTGGTTGATCGCCTATGTTCGCGGTCCCCCAGGGGTGCACATTGTGGTTGTTGGGTAGAAGTAGTGAGGATGCAAGTTCATTAAGTTACCTTATAAGCTTTGGTGACAACTcgactcatatacacacacacacacacacacagttgaagtaaGAAGTTTAAGTACAatttagccaaatatatttaaactcagtttcacagttcctgacatttaatccgagtaaaattTCTCTGTCTTAGgtaaattaggatcaccactttattttaagaatgtgaaatgtcagaataatagtagagagattgatttcagcttttatttctttcatcccattccagttggtcagaagtttacatacactcaattagtatttggtagaactgcctttaaatggtttaacttggttcaaacgcttcaggtagccttccacaagcttcctacaatacgttgggtgaattgtggcccattcctcctgacagctggtgtaactgagtcaggtttgtaggcctccatgctcgcacacactttctcagttctgcccacaaattttatataggattgaaggcagggctttgtgatgatcactccaatacctttacttggttgtggccattttgccacaacttttcaagtacgcttggggtcattgcccatttggaagacccatttgtaaccaagctttaacttcctgacggaagtcttgagattttgcttcaatatagccacataattttccttcgtcatcatgccatctatttcgtgaagtgcaccagtccctcctgcagcaaagcacccccacaacatgatccaacacgtgcttcacggttgggatgtgttctttggcttgcaagcctcctcatttttcctccaaacataacgatggtcattatgaccaaagttctattcagaccagaggacatttctccaaaaagtatgatctttgtccccatgtgcagttgcaaaccatagtctggcttttttatgacggttttggaacagtggcttcttccttgctgagcggcttttcaggttatgtcgatataggactcgttttactgtggatatagatacttttgtacccgtttcttccagcatcttcacaaggtcctttgctgttgttctaggattgatttgcacttttcgcaaagtcgttcatctctaggagacaacatGTCTTCTTCCTGAGTGGTTGGACAGCTgggtggttccatggtgtttatacttgcgtactattgtttgtacagatgaacatgttaccttcaggcgtttggcaattgctcccaaggatgaagcagacttgtggaggtctacattttttttgctgaggtcttggctgatttcttttgattttcccatgatgtcaaacaaagaggcactgagtttgaaggtaggccttgaaatacatccacaggtaaacctccaattgactcaaattgtgtcaattagcctatcagaagcttctaaaggaaTGACAATTATGGAATTTTTTAAGCTGTTTAACGGcacagtcaaattagtgtatataaacttctgacccactggaattgtgatagactTAAACTTATATTTCACTGTAAGTTATAAGTTAGGTCTGTAAAAAATGattggaaatattacttgtgtcatgcacaaaagtagatgtcctaacccacttgccaacactatagtttgttaacaagaaacttgtggagtggctgaaaaattagttttaatgactccaacctaagtgtatgtaacttccaacttcaactatatatacatacacacacacacaaatatataaaaaatgatACCATATATAAATATCTCTGAGACATCGGTTGTGTAGATCCAGCTATGGTGCAGGTGGTGACACCCGAATTTGAATCCAGTTATTATGAGGAAGGCTGAGCGTGTGTGTATCAGCACTAGGAGTTAACGACTACTTTAGCTTAATAAGCAACTTCTGACAGTAAAAACTCAATTACGATTGTTGCTGATATTTGCGAAATTACTAATCGCTACTGTGTCTCAAAATGTTTGCCCAAAATGATTCATAATTTGGTCTCAAAATTCCATTCCTACCATGCTGTCATCAGAAACAGGCTTTCCACTGAGATAGCCTAGACGTAGTTATTTTAATCGACTCTTTCCACCATGCATATCTGCAACGCCCATGTTTGTTTACAGAGAATTCCATTTAAACATGATATTCAATGAAATGTGCAATTTTCCCTGGGCATATGGGCATTTGAAAGGACACATCTCAGATATTGCCGCCACTCCCACCTCAGCGTAAGCTTGCTAATGTTAAATTGCCAATCCTTACGTTACGGTAGGAAAATACCACAGCCAATGCTGTAAACCCACTTGGGTTTGGGCAATAAGTTACTTTGTTGAAAATAGAGCCCGTATAGATAAGAGGCCTCTTACTCTCTCCAAAGTCCTGAAACTCCTGCGGCGCCCTCCTCTCCATTTTGGCTTTCTCCGTCTTCTTCAGCTCCTCTGAAGGCCTCTTTGGTTTAGGCTTGGTCACCTTCAAAGGTTCCTTGGAATAAAACAATCAACATGTGCGTGAAAAATGTGCATACAGTATGAAAAACACATGCAAAACGCACATGATTTATTCATACACCTTGGGAGTTCATACTTTGATAAATGTCCCTTTTCATAAATGGCAGTATCTAAAACAATTAGGGCTATCCCGGACAGAAAAAAACTTTGTCGACCAAGAGTCTGTTCTTTTAACCAAATAGTAAAAcctgtatttttccatatacagtgcattcggaaaatattcagaccctttcactttttcaacattttgatacgttacagccttgttctaaaattgattacataaaacattttcctcatcaatctaaatacaataccctataatggcaacgagaaaacaggtttttagaattcttTCTAAActagcgctcaggacctcagactggggcgaaggttttaccttccaacaggacaatgaccctacgcaaacagccaagacaacaaaggtatggcttcgggacaagtctctgaatgtccttgagtggcacagtcagagcccggacttgaacccgatcaaacatctctggagagacctgaaaatagttgtgcagcgacaacctgacagagcttgagaggatctgcaaatagcatcatacccaagaagactcgaggctgtaatcgctgccaaagctgcttcaacaaattactgagtaaagggtctgaatacttctgtaaatgttttgtttttttaaacattttttattaacacatttgtttaaaaaaaaaaatgttttcaccttgtcattattgtgtgtagattgatgaggaaaacatgtaaacaattttagaataagtctaacataacaaaatgtgtaaaaagagaAGAGGTCTGAATATGTGCCATCCCCACAGCCTCCACGATGGATCAGTCCACACAGTAAGGCGAGCATCAGACCGGTGTCTTGTACAccatgatatttcattttttttgtgttGCTACTGCTCACCTAAAATAAATCTCGGTCGACCAatagcctatcgaccaaacaatcaaccagtcgactaaatggggtcggCTCTAAAAACGATACCAAAATCGAATTATGCATATTAATGAGGATATCAATGTCGCATGGTAGGGGGTCCAATATGGGTTAACTTTGAGCACCTTCTGCTCTTGTATGGATGGTCATACGCGAGTTGTGCCAAGATGATGTTCTATCAATGGGTTTGCCAAAATCTGTTAGGCATACATGTGGCCCTGATAAAAACAGTTATCATGGGTAAATGTGCATGGTAATTTTTGTTCAAATCAAAAAGGGTGATTAATTCAATATGGAATGACCCAGTATTAACACGAGTTGTAGTCTAGTGGTTGATCGCCTATGTTCGCGGTCCCCCAGGGGTGCACATTGTGGTTGTTGGTAGAAGTAGTGAGGATGCAAGTTCATTAAGGTACCTTATAAGCTTTGGTGACAACTCGACTCTTCCTGCGAGGAGCATCATCCTCCTGGTCACTATCAGGCTCGTCACCCTCATCTATGTCAAAGTCACTGTCGACCTCGTCCTCTGTGTCCGAGTGCTCCCCTCTGTACTCATCATCTCCTGATTCCTTGAGGGAGAGTCCAAATCAAACATACATATTAATAATGGTCGATAGCcaaatacatgttttatttacAAGGACCAAATAAACCCATAAAGCAACACAGTCTACTTTATAAAAATGGCTGGTGTCCAGGAGTTAGAATTGGGACCATGCATACTTTGCTAATTCAAAAACAGAGAACCAAAGGACAAGCTACAATACGGCAAAGTTAGCAAACAAGTAACTGCAATGAAGCCGCCATCTTTATGCATGCCAGCTAGTAGAAATAAGCTCAAGAGAGAAATATATCACTCACTCAATGCTAGTAGCCCCTACAACACCTTCCCCCACAGAACATGGACTTGAATGGGGATGTCTGTTCGAATAATACTTTTAGTGTGGTGTGAAAATGTGAGCCAGCGATGTACCTACTCATAAGACTACACAGTGAAGAGTCAAAGATACAGGGGGACACACAAAAATCCGCCAATCTCTTTATTTTCTCTACTTCAGCGTTTCCCAAATTAGGGTTCACAAACAAAGTTTCCCGATTTGAAAATGGGGTCATAGCTTAGTTATAGAACCACATTTTCTTGAGTAAGCTTTGATATCTGCTATTCGCGGTGGGGACAAAGAGCAGTTTCTGTTTTGTTCCTACAAATTTGGGTCTAACTTTTGAACGTTTGGAGCTATTAGCTATTCTTAAAAGCTAAAACTCCAAGGAACACAAGCATAATGAAGCACACAAGCCGTGCAGGActcaattggggggggggggggggacgagtTAGTTGGCTAACGTTGATAAACAACCAGAAAAAAAATTGTTGAAATAAAGGACACACCaacaaagtgtcttaataggtaGGGCTGTGACGGTCATGGCATTTTGGATGATGTAATTGGCCAGCAAAATGACCACGGTCACTGTAAAAACCTTTCGAatagcattttttatttatttgaaatgTTCTCCTCTCCTGACGGCATCTGCggtcatagaaatagaatggctAGAACGGGCTTCCCCATTCACGTCAATGATGGTGTGATGGaaaatgtttgtgcttttctaataaccaatttctgtgttcatgcaagtgactgattgaacgaatcctcactatcagtatctgcaatttggcaATACACCCAGACCCTTGATTTGAGAATGAATGATCTCAGTTTCAAcgtctcagcttagagagaagaagcctcgcgaggtattggtctgtcacatgcatgaaGCAAACGTTAATGATAAATTAATTATGAACGACgaataagctaaatcatgcaaatataacttgtctgcaGTATATAAGAGAACAGGACTGGCCTGGGAGAGCTCCTGATCGACATGTGTActtggtgcattgagttggttggaacctctccagggCGCTGATAATAAAGAATTATTCATTTAAGATAgactttgagtgtccctgtgtagaATTTGCCATTTGCGAGAGTGTCCATAGCAGCAAAACAGGAAGTAAAATGTGCTAATATATGTGCTGTGATTTCTTGATTCACATTACAAAAAATATGAGCTAAATCAGTTATCATTTGATTGAACATTCTATATTACCATGGAAATGACTGCATCACAATACCAGTCAGACACTGAGTGCGTAACCATGAGTTTACCAGACAAATTGCCAGGGTTATAGGTTCCTGGCCTCTGTGCTGCTGCATTGTGGTCATTCAGTCAGCTGTTCGTTCGACAAAAATAATTACAAATAATCACACACGGCAGTTTATAAAGGTACACTACCCCGTTCATGAAAATAGatagctcctacagacagtgagtcacatggGCGTGGCTTGCTATATACAGCAGGCGTCGAGGCATTCAGTTGAAGTAGACCGatgaatcggaatggccgattaattagggccgatttcaagttctcataccaatcggaaatctgtatttttggattTAATTTATTACACagagtgttctttaatggaagcctctcgcATTTAATCAGGTTAGAATCAGGAATCCCCCAGAGTACCTGTTTAGGTCCCTTGCTTTATTCCATTTTTACTAATCACATACCACTGACTTTGAGTacagccagagtgtctatgtatgcggatggctcaacacgtcagctactacagagactgaaatgactgcaacaaaTCAACAAAGAGctacagttagtttcagagtagGTGGCAAGGAATAGGTTAGCACtaattattttttaaactataagcattgtatttggaacaaaacactcactaaaactcaactaaatcttgtaataaataatgtggaaattgagcaagttgagatgactaaattgcttggagtaaccctagattgtaaactgtcatggtcaaaacatattgatgcaatattagttaagatggggagaagtctataaTAAAAGTGATGCTCTGCATTCTaaccctatcaacaaggcaggtactacaggctctagttgtgacaccttgactactgttcagtcgtgtggtcaggtgacacaaagagggacttaggaaaattgcaattagcTCAGAACAGGGCTAGCCCTTAGATGGACACAGAGCAAAAATGTATAATATTCATGTCACTCTCTCCTggatgaaagtggaggagagatggacttcatcactacttgtatttatgagaggtattgacatgttgaatgcaccgagcggtctgtctaaactactggcacacagctgggacacacacgcataccccacaagacatgccacaagaggtgtcgtcacagtccccaagtccagaacagactatgggaggcgcacagtactacataaagcCATGAATACATGGAGCTCTATTCCAAATCAATTAACTTACACAAGCGGTAAaatta includes:
- the vps72a gene encoding vacuolar protein sorting 72 homolog a isoform X2; this encodes MSLAFSKEPRKTAGNRMSKLLDAEEEDEFYKTTYGGFNDESGDDEYRGEHSDTEDEVDSDFDIDEGDEPDSDQEDDAPRRKSRVVTKAYKEPLKVTKPKPKRPSEELKKTEKAKMERRAPQEFQDFGETRKSVRQSTSEHTRKTNLRLQERQDAPRRRRGAHHDRPLTQEELLAEAKITAEVNLRSLENYERLEADKKKQVHKKRRFEGPTIRYHSVLMPLVPHSILKEENVDVEGLDQDTPLPVAPVAPSPMPSQQPLGGLCSRTYITFSDKEAFEAAFPQAVRTGSQPPTQEVCPVTHKAALYRDPVTDIPYANTRAFRIIREAYRKYVAAHGFPNSAGGFSVVDASGSRSTRQKIVKQSTVAR
- the vps72a gene encoding vacuolar protein sorting 72 homolog a isoform X1; the protein is MSLAFSKEPRKTAGSRMSKLLDAEEEDEFYKTTYGGFNDESGDDEYRGEHSDTEDEVDSDFDIDEGDEPDSDQEDDAPRRKSRVVTKAYKEPLKVTKPKPKRPSEELKKTEKAKMERRAPQEFQDFGETRKSVRQSTSEHTRKTNLRLQERQDAPRRRRGAHHDRPLTQEELLAEAKITAEVNLRSLENYERLEADKKKQVHKKRRFEGPTIRYHSVLMPLVPHSILKEENVDVEGLDQDTPLPVAPVAPSPMPSQQPLGGLCSRTYITFSDKEAFEAAFPQAVRTGSQPPTQEVCPVTHKAALYRDPVTDIPYANTRAFRIIREAYRKYVAAHGFPNSAGGFSVVDASGSRSTRQKIVKQSTVAR